From the genome of Pseudoliparis swirei isolate HS2019 ecotype Mariana Trench chromosome 1, NWPU_hadal_v1, whole genome shotgun sequence:
gggtagtgaccgaaagaacgaggtcgcgaatacaagcggccgaaatgagtttcctccgtagggtggccgggctcagccttagagatcgggtaaggagctcggacatcaggagggagcttgagtcgagccgctactccttcgcgtccaaaggagtcagctgaggtggttcgggcatctgattcggacgcctcctggacgcctcccgttagaggttttccaggcacgtcctactgggaggagacccggggaagacccagaacacgctggagagattatatctcccggctggcctgggaacgcctcgggatcccccagaatgagctggaaagtgtcgcgggcgagagggaagtctgggtcaacctgctgggtctgctgcccccgcggatgagaatggatggatggatggactagttttgtttttttaccgcatttaacgcatgcgcagaatgagcttccagtccgtctgttgttggtcgtctctccagcagcatgtcattctgtcttttTTAACCTTCTCACACATGTAAATCTTTAAAAAGTCTCACCAGCAGCTTCCGGCGGGACCTGGTCCTTCAGACCCGGGACCTGGTCCTTCAGACCCGGGTCCTGGTCCTTCAGACCCGGGTCCTCAGTGGACGGGGAGCAGCCGCGCCCCCCCAGGCCGTCCTCCACGTCCAGGGCCTTTCCTGCTGCCTCCGCCCCGGCAGAGAGCTCCGGACTGGGCATGGAAAAGGACGCGGAGTCGGTGGagctctcctcctggtcctggtcctggtcctggtctagaCCTGAAGACACAAACCAGATCAGAGACCAGGGAGGagctctcctccaggtcctggtTATCAGAGGACAGGAAGTCCTGGACCTGGTCTCGGTCCTGGTCTCggtcctggacctggtctcGGTCCTGGTCTCGGTCCTGTCtcggtcctagtcctggtctaaccctcacctggcTCTGCTCCTGCGGTCTCGACTTGTCCCAGTAGAGCCGACAGagattcttcttctgtggtgacGGCGGTTATCGTCCAGTTTTCAGACGACAGTGAGGAAGAATCCGGCGGCGTGGgcgtggcctcctcctccttctcctcctcctcctcctcctccttctcttccttcccctcctccttttgGAGTGTGGCGGGAAGAGGACCGGCGGCGTTGCTCGGGACCTGCAGGGTGGTGAGGAGCAGTTctttggccacgccccctgcgGACTCCGCCATGACGGGGACCCAACAACCTATCAGAGTTTAAACATGGCGACAGTCTGAGGaatgaactcctcctcctcctgctgacaggaagtggaggagccCTCCTGCCAAGAAGAAACATGAATAACAACTGATCATAGACCATAAAAAcatgacccacaatgcacctgggcTGTGTCTCTAGCCAGGGCCGAAAAATACATCAACAAGTACATTATGTAGCTCTGAGATGTAAAGTCCACGTACTTTAAGAGTACATGTACCCGAGAACCCGTTACTGTCAAAGCACAGGTGTGAAGGCGCGTCACTAAGGAAGAGGAGCTAGCTAACCTGTCGCTAGCGCTCCATGCTAACACAGCTAAGTGATGTGGTGCTCTACaaaagagacaacaacaacaacacacgtgaccccacacaaacaaacagtcgGTAAAACAAGCTGCTGCTTACCGGCACCGGGTctgcgcgcgcgtgtgcgtgtgtacgtaTCTGGAGAGACGAGATGCTAGCTGTTTACATCTGCCAGGCTCACCGGAAGTCACGCCCACCGGAAGACACATCCACACGCGACGTCACGTCCGGTCGATTTGCCCCAAAGACATAATTCATATGTGTAATTGAGGAGAAGTCGCTCCGCGTCGCTATGGTTACGTTTACCGTGACTCCTCTTTAGGTCGCGCGGATGAACTCTGCGTGCGCGTGACCCCCGAGCAGCGCGTGTTCAATGAAGAGCTGGAACGCCGGCCGAGCAGGACCGGACGTGACGTCAGCAAAGAGGATGACGTTACATGTAATATAACGATGACAAGCTGCCCGACTCTAAAAGGTGTTTGAAGGACATTGTTCTATCTTAAAGAACAACCTTCATCTCCAGGCTGCTCACAACACGTCGCCCTGTTTATCAAGAGTAACTATGGTAAccctgaggagatggagggcagTAGAGAGCGGCGCTTTGTGGAAGCTTTGACtgactagagacacacacactgacacacactgacacacacacactgacacacactgacacacacactgacacacacacactgacacacacactgacacacacacactgacacacactgacacacacactgacacacacacacacacacacacactgacacacacactgacacacacacactgacacacacacacacactgacacacacacactgacacacacactgacacacacactgacacacacacactgacacacacacactgacacacacacactgacacacacacactgacacacacactgacacattaagaaaccacgggcctgGACGTGTCCTCAGCAGGTTGGGACTTGCACCCCGATGTTCTCGCCGCTGCTTGTAGTCATGGTAACAGGGCCGGGCCCTCGCCACACCTCTGGAGTCCTGTTggctcagcacacacacacacacacacacacacacaggtaaaggtGTTAGAGTCCGCTCATAAACACACTGTGAAGTTCTTCAGTGATCTCTGCCGTCTGTCCtgaacccgtctgtctgtctctctctctgtctctctctctctctttgtctctctctctctctctctgcctgtctctctctctctctttgtctctctctctccctctgtctctgtctctctctctctccgtctgtctctctctctctgtatctctctctctccctctctctctctgtctctctctctccctctctgtctgtctctctctctctctctgtatctctctctctccctctctctctctctctctgtctgtatctctctctctctccctctctctgtctctctctccctctctctctctgtctgtctctctctctctgtatctctctctctctccctctctctctgtccctctctctctctctctctctgtctgtctctctctctctctgtctctctctctctctccctctctctctgtctctctccctctctctgtctctctctctctccctgtgaacCAGCTTCCTGTCGACTCCCTGAGAGAGCAGATCTGCCGTGagtgtttctatttatttatttgggtcGTCTCTGTTGACACAGTGAAGTGTAAAtagatgtttgttgttgttcgtctggaacatgttgttgttgttgttgttgacacagTGTGAATAGATGCGTGGTGTTGACGGCCCTCTCCCTGAACTTGAGTCTTttctctcacgtctcctccGGCTCTTCTAAACAGACCTCAGACccttaagctccgcctacttagattttctgccatttttaatcgtgtgaaaaacacaaaactgcGTCCGACACGCTGTGTGGCTCCTCATCGTTGTGACATCATCGGGGTGACATCATCGGGGTGACATCATCGGGGTGACATCATCGACGTGACATCATCGGGGTGACATCATCggagtgacatcatcagggtGACATCATCGGAGTGACATCATCGGGGTGACATCATCGGAGTGACATCATCGGGGTGACATCATCGGGGTGACATCATCGGAGTGACATCATCGGAGTGACATCATCGGGGTGACATCATCGACGTGACATCATCGGAGTGACATCATCGACGTGACATCATCGGGGTGACATCATCGGAGTGACATCATCGGGGTGACATCATCGGGGTGACATCATCGGAGTGACATCATCggagtgacatcatcagagtgACATCATCGGGGTGACATCATCGACGTGACATCATCGGAGGGACATCATCGGAGTGACATCATCGGGGTGACATCATCGGAGTGACATCATCGGGGTGACATCATCGGAGTGACATCATCGGGGTGACATCATCGGGGTGACATCATCGACGTGACATCATCGGAGTGACATCATCGGGGTGACATCATCGGAGTGACATCATCGGGGTGACATCATCGGAGTGACATCATCGGGGTGACATCATCGGGGTGACATCATCGGAGTGACATCATCGGGGTGACATCATCGACGTGACATCATCGGAGTGACATCATCGGGGTGACATCATCGGGGTGACATCATCTGACCCGGCCCAAAGCTCTCTGATGTCTCGTTGGGTTGAGGACATGGACCAATGAGCTTCTgaggggcgtgtcttgttttCAACGTGGCGATGGCCTCACTGACGGTCTGAAGCTGAACGTTGAGGCGACGTCATGACGACCAGCTGGTGATTTAAACTTTAatacatgattattattatgattcagGAAAGAATCCTGAAGCGGTGGAAGAAAGTTCAATAAGTTCAGAGGAAAACAAGCAGAGAGACTTTAGAGGAAACACTAAAGGACAAACAGACAGGAACACGTTCATCAAACAACTACAACGTTCACTTTGTGTTTGTGGACAGAAACAACatggagtcaggagaggaagagcaggaggaaggaggagaggaaggaggagaggaagagcaggaggaaggaggagaggaagactcCTCCTCTGGGTTTGTTCTAATTCGTACAAAAGGAAATAAAGTTGAAACAAGTTTCGactttaataaaataaactgagagAACTGaacactcctcctcttcctcctcctctctccctcctcttcctcctcctcccctccctcctcttcctcctctcctcctcctcctcctctctccctcctcttcctcctcctctctccctcctcttcctcctcctcctcctcccctccctcctcttcctcctcctcctcctcctccctcctcctcttcctcctctcctctcctcctctccccctcctcttcctcccctccctcctcaactcctctcctcctcctcctcctctccccctcctcttcctcctcctctccccctcctcttcctccttccccccttcctcctcaactcctctcctcctcctcttcctcctcctcccctccctcctcaactcctctcctcctcctcctctccccctcctcttcctcttcctcctcctcctcctcagtgtcCAGGCCGTGGGGGAGGAAGAGGTTCCAGAGCAGAAATCCTCCGCAGAGCGACGAGGTTCAAAGATAAACAATCATTTTATGACTTCATAtttttaacttcctgtttctgtcTGAATGTgtgacctcacttcctgtctgcagctcCGCCCACCAGTCTGTCTTTGTCAcgaccaacgaagaagaagaagatcctGGTGGCTCCGGCTCTCAGTCTGTCTTTAGGgggtaaaataatacaaaataataacagtAATGACGATAATGatgatcatttaaaataataataataataatgttataataataatataataatatatataattataattataataatatattattattatatatattaatactaatgataataatacgtaataataataataagtatatattataatataaataataatatataataatatgataataataatgtaaaaataataatgataataataataatatataataataatataataataataatataataacagtaatagtaatataataataatataataatataaaatatactaataatataataataataatatataataataatagtaatataataataataatataatattataataataataaaataataataatagtaatattataataatatcatgataataatataataataataataataatattataataatataataataataatattattataatatcattatataattatattataataataatatataataataataatagtaatataatatattataattataataatataataataatagtaatagtaatataattattataataatataattataataatataatataataataataattgataatactataataataatataataataatattataataataatatcgaTGTTGCAGGCCGCAGTGAGTCCAGCGTTTCAGGCGACTTCCCCTCGTGCTTCCTCTCGCCGTCCCCTGAAGACGACGATGACCTGGCGCCGGCCTTCGACCTGGACGACATGGACACGCCCTCTGACAGCGAGTCGCTGCCCTTCCCCATGTATGACCTGGaaggtgagaggtcaaaggtcaaaccccGCCTGTTGACGTAGACCTCTCTAACACCGGGTCGCTTCCCAGATGACCTGCGGCGTCTCGGCGTGGCGACCCAGCACCGCGGGGGGTCCGGATCCAGACCCCGGTCCGGGTCTGACTGCCAGACCGGTTCTGGACCGGAGGGGGGCCGCGAGACCCCGGGGTCTCTGGAgcaggaggacgtggtggaCGGGACCGGCACCAGGTGGCGCCGCTTCTCCACCGGAGACCCGCCGCAGGAGAGCCGGGTCGACATGAGCGTCCTGGAGCCGTTCCTCAGGGTCCTGTCCCACGCAGGTAGACGCCCCACCTGTgtgaccccccctcccacctgtgaccccccccccacctgtgtGACCCCCCTCTCACCGTTAACACTTCCTCTGTCACCTCTCAGGTTACTATGGAGACGGGACAAATGACATCATCGTGTTTTCTTCGTGCTTCCTGCCGCAGAACCACCTGGAGAACTACGGCTACGTCATGGACCACCTGTTCAGGTACGAGGACAATATCATCATTATATAGGACTATGAAATATTATTATAAGATCATTttatcataatatataataatgataataataaaatgttaaaacatataatataataatcatatataataatggtaatacactaatattaatataataataatatcaataataatttattattattattttatcaatataattataatatatttttataataaataataatgataataatacaatgttaaaacatataatataataatcatatataataatggtaatacactaatattaatataataataatatttataataatatcttattatcattttatcaatataattataatatattattataatatataattctaGAATGTAaaagaatataatataataatcatatgtattattaataataataatgatgataataataacaacaatagcaTGACTCTTGCAGGTGAGTGACTGACGGCTGTGTGCAGGTACGTGGTGGGGACTCTGGACCTGATGGTGCAGGAGGACTAcgtggtggtctacctgtgtgcCGGAGGCCAGGAACCGCCACACCCACGACTGCTGCCCTCAGCTGGGctggctgtgtgtctctgtccactgtgtgtgtgtgactgtgtgtggggCGCTACAcccatgactgtgtgtgtgacggtgtgactgtgtgtgtgtgtgtgtgtgtgtgtgtgtgtgtgactgtgtgtgtgtgactgtgtgtgtgtgactgtgtgactgtgactgtgtgactgtgtgtgtgtgtgtgtgtgactgtgtgtgtgtgactgtgtgtgtgtgtgtgtgtgtgtgtgtgtgtgactgtgtgtgtgtgtgactgtgtgtgtgtgtgtgactgtgtgtgtgactgtgtgtgtgtgtgtgactgtgtgtgtgtgtgtgtgtgtgtgtgtgtgtgtgtgtgtgtgtgtgtgactgtgtgtgactgtgtgtgtgtgtgtgtgtgtgtgtgtgactgtgtgtgtgtgactgtgtgtgtgtgtgtgtgtgtgtgtgtgtgtgtgtgtgtgtgtgtgtgtgtgtgtgtgtgtgtgtgtgtgtgtgtgtgtgtgtgtgtatgtgtgtgtgtgtgtgtgtgtgtgtctgtgtgtctgtgtgtgtgtgtgtgtgtgtgtgtgcaggttgagGAAGAACCTAAAGGGTTTCTACGTGGTTCATCCCACCTGGTACATCAAGGCCCTCGTCACCATCATCAAACCCTTCATcaggtctgcctcctcctcctcctcctcctcctcctcttcctcttttcctccacctccttaggggcggagcttcatTTCAGTGTATTTCGTAAAATGACAGATGATCCTCATAAACTCTGacagccaccagggggcgacacaGCGGCCATCTTGATAGACCAACCTAACattcatgtctcctcctcctcctcccctccctcctcctcctcctcccttctctcacctcctcctcct
Proteins encoded in this window:
- the LOC130191776 gene encoding bcl-2/adenovirus E1B 19 kDa-interacting protein 2-like protein → MESGEEEQEEGGEEGGEEEQEEGGEEDSSSGVQAVGEEEVPEQKSSAERRAPPTSLSLSRPTKKKKILVAPALSLSLGGRSESSVSGDFPSCFLSPSPEDDDDLAPAFDLDDMDTPSDSESLPFPMYDLEDDLRRLGVATQHRGGSGSRPRSGSDCQTGSGPEGGRETPGSLEQEDVVDGTGTRWRRFSTGDPPQESRVDMSVLEPFLRVLSHAGYYGDGTNDIIVFSSCFLPQNHLENYGYVMDHLFRYVVGTLDLMVQEDYVVVYLCAGGQEPPHPRLLPSAGLAVCLCPLCVCDCVLRKNLKGFYVVHPTWYIKALVTIIKPFISSKFSRKLQFVSSLCDLSHLVPTEHVQIPDCVARYDQNLSS